One genomic region from Diceros bicornis minor isolate mBicDic1 unplaced genomic scaffold, mDicBic1.mat.cur scaffold_73_ctg1, whole genome shotgun sequence encodes:
- the TNFSF14 gene encoding tumor necrosis factor ligand superfamily member 14, with protein MEDTVVRPSVFVVDGQTDIPFTRLGRSRRRQPCSAARLGLGLLLLLLAAGLAVQGWFLLQLHWRLGEMVAPLPDRDAGSWEQLMQERRSHQANPAAHLTGANSSLTGTGGPLLWETKLGLAFLRGLTYRDGALVIVRAGYYYIYSKVQLGSVGCSQVQGSGLPITHGLYKRTPRYPEELELLVSRQSPCGRATNARVWWDSSFLGGVVHLDAGEEVVVRVLDERLVRLRDGTRSYFGAFMV; from the exons ATGGAGGACACAGTTGTGAGGCCCTCAGTGTTCGTGGTGGACGGACAGACAGACATCCCGTTCACGAGGCTGGGGCGCAGCCGCCGGAGACAGCCCTGCAGTGCCGCccggctgggcctgggcctcctgctgctgctgctggcggccgggctGGCCGTCCAGGGCTGGTTCCTGCTGCAGCTGCACTGGCGCCTGGGGGAGATGGTCGCCCCTCTGCCG GACAGAGATGCAGGATCCTGGGAGCAGCTGATGCAAG AGCGGAGGTCCCACCAGGCCAATCCAGCAGCACACCTCACAG GAGCCAACTCCAGCTTGACCGGCACAGGGGGCCCACTGCTGTGGGAGACGAAGCTGGGCCTGGCCTTCTTGAGGGGCCTCACCTACCGTGATGGCGCCCTGGTGATTGTCCGGGCTGGCTACTATTACATCTACTCCAAGGTGCAGTTGGGAAGTGTGGGCTGCTCACAGGTGCAGGGCAGCGGCCTGCCCATCACCCACGGCCTCTACAAGCGCACGCCCCGCTACCCCGAGGAGCTGGAACTGCTGGTCAGCCGGCAGTCACCCTGCGGACGAGCAACCAATGCCCGCGTCTGGTGGGACAGCAGTTTCCTGGGTGGAGTGGTGCATCTGGATGCCGGGGAGGAGGTGGTGGTCCGCGTGCTGGATGAGCGCCTGGTCCGACTCCGAGACGGCACCCGGTCCTACTTCGGGGCGTTCATGGTGTGA